A stretch of the Maridesulfovibrio zosterae DSM 11974 genome encodes the following:
- a CDS encoding PLP-dependent aminotransferase family protein, with protein sequence MPIQFADRMATVHRSFIREILKVTEDQSIISFAGGLPNPELFPVADLQAAAVKVMEESGPQSLQYSTTEGFQPLRQFIADRYKEKKGIDVSADEILITSGSQQCLDLLGKVFLNKGDNVIIERPGYLGAIQSFSMFQSNFLTVGLEDDGPDLAELEMVLDQNDSKMFYAVTNFQNPSGLTYSPEKRQGVADLLKGRDVLFVEDDPYGELRFMGEFHKPVVRGYLKDDGVLLGSFSKVAAPGFRLGWMVCSGEMRDKMIIAKQASDLHTSTFAQRVIHRYVTDNNLDDHIEKIRQRYGNQREVMVKSIEKFFPAEAKVTQPEGGMFLWVTLPESVSAMELFDEAIKNKVAFVPGRPFYVDGTGENTFRLNFSNSDETRIEEGIKRLGSGIKEFLTKS encoded by the coding sequence ATGCCTATTCAATTTGCTGATCGCATGGCTACTGTTCATCGTTCATTCATTCGTGAGATCCTCAAAGTAACCGAGGATCAATCTATTATTTCCTTCGCTGGCGGACTGCCTAATCCAGAACTTTTTCCTGTGGCTGACCTTCAAGCTGCAGCCGTTAAAGTTATGGAAGAAAGCGGACCCCAGTCCCTGCAATATTCCACAACTGAAGGTTTCCAGCCTCTGCGTCAATTCATTGCTGACCGCTACAAAGAGAAAAAAGGTATTGATGTAAGCGCTGACGAAATCCTGATTACTTCCGGTTCCCAACAATGTCTGGATCTACTAGGCAAGGTATTCCTTAACAAGGGTGATAACGTAATCATTGAGCGCCCTGGATATCTTGGAGCTATCCAGTCTTTCTCAATGTTTCAGTCAAATTTCCTTACGGTAGGTCTTGAAGATGACGGACCTGACCTTGCAGAACTTGAAATGGTCCTCGACCAGAACGACAGCAAAATGTTTTATGCTGTCACAAACTTCCAGAACCCGTCAGGCCTGACTTACAGCCCTGAAAAACGTCAGGGAGTGGCAGATCTCCTCAAAGGGCGGGACGTCCTTTTTGTAGAAGATGATCCGTACGGAGAACTGAGGTTCATGGGTGAATTTCACAAACCTGTTGTTCGTGGCTATCTTAAAGATGACGGTGTTCTACTCGGTTCTTTTTCAAAAGTTGCAGCACCTGGTTTCCGTCTTGGATGGATGGTCTGTTCCGGTGAAATGCGCGATAAGATGATTATTGCCAAGCAGGCTTCTGATCTGCACACTAGTACCTTTGCCCAACGCGTAATCCATCGCTATGTGACCGATAACAATCTTGACGATCACATTGAAAAAATTCGCCAGAGATATGGCAATCAGCGTGAAGTTATGGTTAAATCCATAGAGAAATTCTTCCCTGCCGAGGCAAAAGTAACACAACCTGAAGGCGGTATGTTCCTCTGGGTAACACTGCCTGAATCAGTTTCCGCTATGGAGCTCTTTGATGAAGCTATTAAAAACAAAGTTGCCTTTGTACCGGGACGTCCTTTCTACGTTGACGGCACAGGCGAAAATACTTTTCGCTTAAATTTCTCCAACTCCGATGAAACACGCATAGAGGAAGGAATAAAAAGACTCGGCTCTGGAATCAAAGAATTTCTGACCAAATCATAA